From the genome of Candidatus Palauibacter scopulicola, one region includes:
- a CDS encoding helix-turn-helix transcriptional regulator: MTGAGEWDLVPYGRREHRGLSTVGSRVDQPLRRYVEESPRATESDSEAPDARKASETVRVVHGVGPRAARLKLPGTTWVSTVRQTTNATPSPGGTMGSSLGTRISNAREDVGLSLRKLAELVGKSPAFISVLENSDPAPKVSEETLVELARVLSLDVDELLGLAGRMPGDAFPESRLDVALYRRVHSLSDSRKKKLLRDLDSDT; this comes from the coding sequence ATGACAGGTGCCGGGGAATGGGATCTTGTCCCGTATGGTCGACGGGAGCATCGCGGGCTGTCAACAGTGGGGAGCCGCGTCGATCAACCCCTCCGCCGATACGTTGAGGAATCGCCACGTGCGACCGAATCCGACTCAGAAGCCCCCGACGCCCGGAAAGCGTCCGAAACGGTTCGCGTCGTGCACGGGGTCGGGCCACGCGCGGCCCGGTTGAAGTTGCCGGGGACGACATGGGTGTCTACCGTTCGGCAGACGACTAACGCAACGCCGTCCCCGGGGGGAACCATGGGCTCAAGTCTTGGCACTCGGATATCGAACGCTAGGGAGGACGTGGGCTTGAGTCTCCGCAAGCTCGCCGAGCTGGTAGGGAAGTCGCCAGCCTTCATCTCGGTGTTGGAGAACAGCGACCCCGCTCCGAAGGTCAGTGAAGAGACCCTGGTGGAGCTGGCAAGGGTACTGTCCTTGGACGTCGACGAGTTGCTCGGACTAGCTGGGCGCATGCCCGGCGATGCTTTCCCCGAATCGCGCCTGGATGTGGCGCTGTACAGGCGCGTTCACAGCCTTTCGGACTCCCGAAAGAAGAAACTACTACGGGATTTGGATAGCGACACGTGA